The following proteins are encoded in a genomic region of Actinomadura sp. NAK00032:
- the pruA gene encoding L-glutamate gamma-semialdehyde dehydrogenase: MDAVTTVPVPANEPVKGYAPGSPERAALEARIKELGGTQTELTMTIAGEHRMGAGTPVDVVEPHNRAHVLGRMGDATEADVTEAVVAAHEAAPAWRAMAFEDRAAIFLRAAELLAGPWRATVNAATILGQSKSVQQAEIDAACELIDFWRFNVGYAQQIHEQQPLSPPGVWNRLEYRPLEGFVLAITPFNFTAIAGNLPTSAALMGNVVVWKPSPTQQLAAHFTMRVLEAAGLPPGVINMVTGNGRAVSNVALRHPDLAGLHFTGSVATFQNLWRTIGENIAGYKGYPRIVGETGGKDFVVAHPSADPAILKTALVRGAFEYQGQKCSAASRAYIPRSVWDRMRDDFLAETESLTMGNVAEDLSAFMGAVIDDRAFAKHRAAIDRARGIDTMRILVGGELDDSRGYFVRPTVLESSDPTDEIFTREYFGPILGVHVYDDGDYDTVLNQMEGSSEYGLTGAVIAEDRAAIAEATAKLRFAAGNFYINDKPTGSIVGQQPFGGARASGTNDKAGSVFNLTRWTSVRSIKETFVAPTDYRYPHMGP; encoded by the coding sequence ATGGACGCCGTCACCACCGTGCCGGTACCGGCGAACGAGCCGGTGAAGGGATACGCGCCGGGCAGCCCGGAGCGGGCCGCGCTGGAGGCCCGGATCAAGGAGCTCGGCGGGACGCAGACCGAGCTGACGATGACGATCGCCGGTGAGCACCGCATGGGCGCGGGCACCCCGGTCGACGTCGTGGAGCCGCACAACCGCGCGCACGTCCTCGGCCGGATGGGCGACGCCACCGAGGCGGACGTGACCGAGGCGGTCGTCGCGGCGCACGAGGCGGCGCCCGCCTGGCGGGCCATGGCCTTCGAGGACCGGGCCGCCATCTTCCTGCGCGCCGCCGAGCTGCTCGCCGGGCCGTGGCGCGCCACGGTGAACGCCGCGACGATCCTCGGCCAGTCCAAGTCGGTGCAGCAGGCCGAGATCGACGCCGCCTGCGAGCTGATCGACTTCTGGCGGTTCAACGTCGGGTACGCGCAGCAGATCCACGAGCAGCAGCCGCTGTCGCCGCCCGGCGTGTGGAACCGGCTGGAGTACCGGCCGCTGGAGGGGTTCGTCCTCGCGATCACCCCGTTCAACTTCACCGCGATCGCCGGGAACCTGCCGACGTCGGCGGCGCTGATGGGCAACGTCGTGGTGTGGAAGCCGTCCCCGACCCAGCAGCTCGCCGCGCACTTCACCATGCGGGTGCTGGAGGCCGCGGGCCTGCCGCCCGGCGTGATCAACATGGTCACGGGCAACGGCCGCGCCGTCTCCAACGTCGCGCTGCGCCACCCCGACCTCGCCGGCCTGCACTTCACCGGCTCCGTCGCCACCTTCCAGAACCTCTGGCGGACGATCGGCGAGAACATCGCCGGCTACAAGGGCTACCCGCGGATCGTCGGCGAGACCGGCGGCAAGGACTTCGTCGTCGCGCACCCGTCCGCAGACCCGGCCATCCTCAAGACCGCGCTCGTCCGCGGCGCGTTCGAGTACCAGGGGCAGAAGTGCTCCGCCGCGTCCCGCGCCTACATCCCGCGCTCGGTCTGGGACCGCATGCGGGACGACTTCCTCGCCGAGACCGAGTCGCTCACCATGGGCAACGTCGCCGAGGACCTGTCGGCGTTCATGGGCGCCGTCATCGACGACCGCGCGTTCGCCAAGCACCGCGCCGCCATCGACCGCGCCCGCGGCATCGACACCATGAGGATCCTCGTCGGCGGCGAGCTGGACGACTCGCGCGGCTACTTCGTCCGCCCGACGGTCCTGGAGTCGTCCGACCCGACCGACGAGATCTTCACCCGCGAGTACTTCGGCCCGATCCTCGGCGTGCACGTCTACGACGACGGCGACTACGACACCGTCCTCAACCAGATGGAGGGCAGCTCGGAGTACGGCCTCACCGGCGCCGTCATCGCCGAGGACCGCGCCGCCATCGCCGAGGCCACCGCCAAGCTCCGCTTCGCCGCCGGCAACTTCTACATCAACGACAAGCCGACCGGCTCGATCGTCGGCCAGCAGCCGTTCGGCGGCGCCCGCGCGTCCGGCACCAACGACAAGGCGGGCTCGGTCTTCAACCTCACCCGCTGGACGAGCGTCCGCTCGATCAAGGAGACGTTCGTCGCGCCGACCGACTACCGCTACCCCCACATGGGCCCCTGA
- a CDS encoding HAD family phosphatase — protein MPSERPVKAVITDWGGVLTSPLNDAVALWIAADRIDADHYRNVMRAWVKQAYDGAGTNPIHGLEDGSLPVAEFERRLAAELLTVDGGPVEAPGLISRMFAAFSPVEPMYDALRAARAAGARTALLSNSWGNEYPRDLFADLFDAVVISAEVGMRKPDERIFRHALDLLGLDAAECVFIDDIEHNIRAAEALGIRGILHTDSDTTIAELRAMELLP, from the coding sequence GTGCCCTCAGAACGACCCGTGAAAGCCGTCATCACCGACTGGGGCGGCGTCCTCACCTCCCCGCTCAACGACGCCGTCGCCCTCTGGATCGCCGCCGACCGCATCGACGCCGACCACTACAGGAACGTCATGCGCGCCTGGGTGAAGCAGGCCTACGACGGCGCCGGGACCAACCCGATCCACGGGCTGGAGGACGGCTCGCTCCCGGTGGCCGAGTTCGAGCGCCGGCTCGCCGCCGAACTGCTCACCGTGGACGGCGGCCCCGTCGAGGCGCCGGGCCTGATCTCCCGCATGTTCGCCGCGTTCAGCCCCGTCGAGCCGATGTACGACGCGCTCCGCGCGGCCCGCGCCGCCGGGGCCCGCACCGCGCTGCTGTCCAACTCCTGGGGCAACGAGTACCCGCGCGACCTGTTCGCGGACCTGTTCGACGCGGTCGTGATCTCCGCCGAGGTCGGCATGCGCAAACCGGACGAGCGGATCTTCCGGCACGCCCTCGACCTGCTCGGCCTGGACGCCGCCGAGTGCGTGTTCATCGACGACATCGAGCACAACATCCGCGCCGCCGAGGCGCTCGGGATCCGCGGCATCCTGCACACCGACTCCGACACCACCATCGCCGAACTGCGCGCCATGGAGCTGCTGCCCTGA
- a CDS encoding acyl-CoA dehydrogenase family protein, translated as MDFELSPKAREYQDRLQEFMDEFVYPAEPVYAAWRAENDPHALPPVVEELKAEARGRGLWNLFLPDVSGLTNLEYATLAELTGRSPDLAPEAVNCAAPDTGNMEVLHMFGTDEQKRRWLEPLLNGEIRSAFAMTEPEVASSDATNIQTSIVRDGDEYVINGRKWFITGAADERCKIFIVMGKTDPDGPVHRQQSQVLVPRDTPGLTIVRQLPVFGYQDQHGHSEIVFEDVRVPVSNLVAGEGDGFMIAQARLGPGRIHHAMRALGMAERALELMCRRAVERVAFGGPLAKQGVVREQIAESRMAIEQARLLTLKTAWLIDRHGSKGARTEIAAIKVVVPRIAHEVLDRAIQVHGGAGVSDDTPLAAMYAWVRAMRIFDGPDEVHVRTVARQELRRYES; from the coding sequence ATGGACTTCGAACTCAGCCCGAAGGCACGCGAGTACCAGGACCGCCTCCAGGAGTTCATGGACGAGTTCGTCTACCCGGCCGAGCCGGTGTACGCGGCGTGGCGGGCGGAGAACGACCCGCACGCGCTGCCGCCGGTCGTCGAGGAGCTGAAGGCCGAGGCGCGCGGGCGCGGCCTGTGGAACCTGTTCCTGCCGGACGTGTCCGGGCTGACGAACCTGGAGTACGCGACGCTCGCGGAGCTGACCGGCCGGTCGCCCGACCTCGCGCCGGAGGCGGTCAACTGCGCCGCGCCCGATACCGGGAACATGGAAGTCCTGCACATGTTCGGCACGGACGAGCAGAAGCGCCGGTGGCTGGAGCCGCTGCTGAACGGCGAGATCCGGTCCGCGTTCGCGATGACCGAGCCGGAGGTGGCGAGCTCGGACGCCACCAACATCCAGACCTCGATCGTCCGGGACGGCGACGAGTACGTGATCAACGGCCGCAAGTGGTTCATCACCGGCGCCGCCGACGAGCGCTGCAAGATCTTCATCGTGATGGGCAAGACCGACCCGGACGGGCCCGTCCACCGGCAGCAGTCGCAGGTGCTGGTGCCCCGCGACACTCCCGGGCTGACGATCGTCCGGCAGCTGCCCGTGTTCGGCTACCAGGACCAGCACGGCCACTCCGAGATCGTGTTCGAGGACGTCCGGGTGCCGGTGTCGAACCTGGTCGCGGGCGAGGGCGACGGCTTCATGATCGCGCAGGCGCGGCTCGGGCCGGGCCGCATCCACCACGCCATGCGGGCGCTCGGCATGGCGGAGCGGGCGCTGGAGCTGATGTGCCGCCGCGCCGTCGAGCGGGTCGCGTTCGGCGGTCCGCTCGCGAAGCAGGGGGTGGTGCGCGAGCAGATCGCCGAGTCGCGGATGGCCATCGAGCAGGCCCGGCTGCTCACCCTGAAGACGGCCTGGCTGATCGACCGGCACGGCTCCAAGGGCGCCCGGACCGAGATCGCCGCGATCAAGGTCGTGGTGCCCCGCATCGCCCACGAGGTGCTCGACCGGGCGATCCAGGTGCACGGCGGCGCCGGGGTCTCCGACGACACGCCGCTCGCGGCGATGTAC